In Anas acuta chromosome 6, bAnaAcu1.1, whole genome shotgun sequence, the following are encoded in one genomic region:
- the ATP5MC3 gene encoding ATP synthase F(0) complex subunit C3, mitochondrial: MFACAKLAASPALIRAGSRILYRPISASVFSRPEVRTGEGNSTLNGAQNTVSQLALREFQTSAISRDIDTAAKFIGAGAATVGVAGSGAGIGTVFGSLIIGYARNPSLKQQLFSYAILGFALSEAMGLFCLMVAFLILFAM, translated from the exons ATGTTCGCCTGCGCCAAGCTCGCCGCCTCGCCCGCCCTG aTCCGTGCCGGATCAAGAATCTTGTACAGACCAATTTCGGCATCTGTGTTCTCTAGGCCAGAGGTCAGGACTGGAGAG ggCAACTCAACACTTAATGGGGCCCAAAACACTGTCTCCCAACTAGCACTTAGAGAATTCCAGACTAGTGCTATCAGCAGGGACATTGACACTGCTGCCAAATTTattggtgctggtgctgccacaGTAGGTGTGGCTGGTTCTGGTGCTGGTATTGGAACAGTCTTCGGTAGTCTAATCATTGGCTATGCCAG AAATCCttctctgaagcagcagctgttctCATATGCTATCCTGGGATTCGCCCTGTCTGAAGCTATGGGTCTCTTCTGTCTGATGGTTGCTTTCTTGATCCTATTTGCCATGTGA